The following are encoded in a window of SAR202 cluster bacterium genomic DNA:
- the dapA gene encoding 4-hydroxy-tetrahydrodipicolinate synthase: MANSQGSDLGRLLTAMVTPMDEQGRIDWGQVKKLAKGLIESGNDGVVVCGTTGENPTLTNEEKLRMWAETKAAIGKKGKVVANTGNYNTHESIELTKQAEEVGVDGLLLTVPYYNKPPQEGIYQHFKAIAGSTHLPCMMYNIPGRASVNMSVETTVRCSQIDNIVGVKEASGNMEQIARIIDGSRDGFKVWSGNDGETYPIMALGGYGIVSVIGNLFGRQMKRLVELTASGKMREAQAEHLRLMPIGIGFCSVSTNPIPIKYAMNKAGFRVGKPRLPLVEPDAKAAAVIDKWLEEYRVDLAVG, translated from the coding sequence ATGGCTAACTCGCAGGGGTCTGACTTAGGACGACTTCTAACGGCGATGGTGACGCCTATGGACGAGCAGGGGCGCATCGACTGGGGGCAGGTGAAGAAGCTGGCGAAGGGGCTGATAGAGTCGGGGAACGACGGGGTGGTGGTGTGCGGGACGACGGGGGAGAACCCGACGCTGACCAACGAGGAGAAGCTGCGGATGTGGGCCGAGACGAAGGCGGCCATCGGCAAGAAGGGGAAGGTGGTGGCCAACACCGGCAACTACAACACCCACGAAAGCATCGAACTGACCAAACAGGCGGAGGAGGTGGGGGTGGACGGGCTGCTGCTCACCGTGCCGTACTACAACAAGCCGCCCCAGGAAGGCATCTATCAGCATTTCAAGGCTATCGCGGGCTCAACGCATCTGCCGTGCATGATGTACAACATACCGGGCCGCGCGTCGGTGAACATGTCGGTAGAGACGACGGTGCGATGCAGCCAGATTGACAACATCGTCGGGGTCAAAGAGGCCAGCGGGAACATGGAGCAGATTGCGAGAATAATCGACGGGTCGAGGGACGGGTTCAAGGTGTGGAGCGGGAACGATGGGGAGACGTACCCGATTATGGCGCTGGGGGGCTATGGCATCGTCAGCGTTATCGGGAACCTGTTCGGCCGGCAGATGAAGCGGCTGGTGGAGCTGACGGCGTCGGGGAAGATGAGGGAGGCGCAGGCGGAGCATCTGAGGCTGATGCCGATAGGGATAGGGTTCTGCAGCGTGTCGACGAACCCGATACCCATCAAGTACGCCATGAATAAGGCGGGGTTCCGGGTGGGGAAGCCCCGGCTGCCGCTGGTGGAGCCGGACGCCAAGGCTGCGGCGGTGATAGACAAGTGGCTGGAGGAGTATAGGGTGGATTTGGCGGTGGGGTAG
- a CDS encoding aspartate-semialdehyde dehydrogenase, which yields MAREVNIAVVGATGAVGREFLKILEQRPFPINHLKLLASHRSAGKRMSVAGQEMVVQETKQESFKNVDIAFISVSSTISKQLQPFANERGCLVIDDSSAFRMRDDVPLVIPEVNGKDVEWHRGIISIPNCSTTQLVMALHPLHKANPIKRVVVDTYQAVSGAGGQAVTELNDQSVELLGLDLSTTSEYGLHSGLASLGPRPKRVDAKALPHQIAFNLVPQIGSFAASGYSEEEEKMIAETCKIMHDSSIKVSATCVRVPVYTCHSEAVHVEFQRPMSVEEARRLLSSMPGVTVVDEPGSSKYPMPWDLGGTDDVYVGRIRRDPTVSNGLAMWVVSDNLRKGAALNALQIAEEVLKRGCLKVGKDSASARGE from the coding sequence ATGGCACGGGAAGTGAACATAGCGGTGGTCGGGGCTACGGGAGCTGTCGGGCGGGAGTTCCTGAAGATACTGGAACAGCGTCCGTTTCCTATCAACCACCTGAAGCTGCTGGCATCGCATCGTTCGGCAGGGAAGAGGATGTCGGTGGCGGGGCAGGAGATGGTGGTGCAGGAGACCAAGCAAGAGTCCTTCAAGAACGTCGACATCGCGTTCATATCGGTAAGCTCGACCATCAGCAAACAGCTACAGCCCTTTGCCAACGAGCGGGGGTGCCTGGTCATCGACGACAGTTCGGCGTTCCGGATGCGGGACGACGTGCCGCTGGTGATACCGGAGGTCAACGGCAAGGACGTGGAGTGGCATCGCGGAATTATATCGATACCCAACTGCTCGACGACGCAGCTAGTGATGGCGCTGCATCCTTTACATAAAGCCAACCCTATCAAGCGGGTGGTGGTGGACACGTACCAGGCGGTGTCGGGAGCGGGAGGACAGGCCGTGACGGAATTAAACGATCAGTCGGTTGAATTGTTAGGTTTAGATCTTTCGACTACGTCCGAGTACGGACTTCACTCAGGACTCGCTTCGCTCGGCCCCCGCCCCAAGAGGGTGGACGCCAAGGCGCTGCCGCATCAGATCGCGTTCAACCTGGTGCCGCAGATTGGGAGCTTCGCCGCTAGCGGGTACAGCGAAGAAGAGGAGAAGATGATTGCGGAGACGTGCAAGATAATGCACGATTCGAGCATCAAGGTGTCGGCGACGTGCGTGAGGGTGCCGGTGTACACGTGCCACAGCGAGGCGGTACATGTCGAGTTCCAGCGGCCTATGTCGGTGGAGGAGGCGCGGCGGCTGCTGTCGTCGATGCCGGGGGTGACGGTGGTGGACGAGCCGGGGTCGTCGAAGTACCCGATGCCGTGGGACCTGGGCGGCACGGACGATGTGTATGTGGGACGGATTCGGAGGGACCCGACGGTGTCGAACGGCCTGGCGATGTGGGTGGTGAGTGATAACCTGAGGAAGGGCGCCGCGCTGAACGCCTTGCAGATAGCGGAGGAGGTGCTGAAGAGGGGGTGCTTGAAGGTTGGGAAGGATAGCGCGTCGGCCAGAGGAGAGTAG
- a CDS encoding 4-hydroxy-tetrahydrodipicolinate reductase — protein MAAIRVVVHGVLGKMGQEVLRAVTKAPDMEAVGAADRTAKTNLLSIPGDSRTIPLSSDLGAVLEETKPDVVVDFTNAEGCKSAASESIKRGVRFVSGSTGLSEAEISRIESMAAERKVGVVLASNFALGAVVLMDLVRKAAPYFDYIDIIESHHEQKIDSPSGTSLSIARAATQSKKAFKRNRPEKQTLAGTMGGEQGGVGIHSLRQPGRSAHHEVVMGIQGQTLTLRHDVLGRDCYMPGVLAAVREVVNRKGLVVGLDKILGLQ, from the coding sequence ATGGCGGCCATAAGGGTTGTAGTCCACGGCGTCCTGGGCAAGATGGGCCAGGAAGTGCTGAGAGCTGTGACCAAGGCCCCGGACATGGAGGCCGTAGGGGCAGCGGACCGCACGGCTAAGACCAACTTGCTCAGCATTCCTGGAGACAGCCGGACTATACCGCTGTCGTCAGACCTGGGGGCGGTGCTGGAGGAGACGAAGCCGGACGTGGTGGTGGATTTCACCAACGCCGAAGGATGCAAGTCTGCGGCCAGCGAGTCGATAAAGCGGGGGGTGCGGTTTGTGTCGGGGAGCACAGGGCTGAGCGAGGCGGAAATATCGAGAATTGAAAGCATGGCGGCGGAGCGGAAGGTGGGGGTGGTGCTGGCGTCCAACTTTGCGCTGGGGGCGGTGGTGCTGATGGACCTGGTGAGGAAGGCGGCGCCGTATTTCGACTATATTGACATAATCGAGTCGCATCACGAGCAGAAAATAGATTCGCCGTCGGGGACGTCGCTGTCGATAGCGCGGGCGGCGACACAGTCGAAGAAGGCGTTCAAGCGGAACAGGCCTGAGAAGCAGACGCTGGCGGGGACTATGGGCGGCGAGCAGGGGGGAGTCGGCATACACAGCCTTCGACAGCCGGGACGGAGTGCGCACCACGAGGTCGTCATGGGGATACAGGGGCAGACGCTGACGCTTCGCCACGACGTGCTGGGGCGCGACTGCTACATGCCCGGGGTGCTGGCGGCGGTCCGGGAGGTGGTGAATCGGAAGGGCCTGGTAGTGGGGCTGGACAAGATTTTGGGGCTGCAATAG